The Archocentrus centrarchus isolate MPI-CPG fArcCen1 chromosome 12, fArcCen1, whole genome shotgun sequence nucleotide sequence TGCTACCAAAGTTGAGGTAGAGCTAAAAGTGGTTTCACATATTTGCTCCTGGTTCTTTGACTCGGGTGATTTATGTAGTACTCCTTGGGGACGTCTTCAGCCATTGTGAAATTGACACGCTAGCTCGCGCTAGCTATCGTTGGCTAACTTAAAACAACATGTGAAACAGTGTCGTGCATCTAAAGTCAATGATTGTGGGACACCCCACTGTTTATGCAGTGGGTAACAGCGGAGACGTGGATCTGAGCAGAAACCGCCTCCTGTTCAAACTCAGCTCAGCTTTATTTCTACTACAGCTTTCGTACAGTGTAGTTGCAACTTTAAACAGAGCACATTTTAGATACAGACGATGCATGTAATTCTTGCTAAACTTTTACAACAGTAAAACAATGAACTATAAACAAATGTGTAACCAaatttaaaactgtaaaataaaaatctaagaaATGTTTTAGATGGAAACAAATAGTGAGAGCCCCATCAGTAAAAACATGGCTTAAAAGATAAATCCCAAGTTTTCTTCAGAGACTGGGGCCACGGCGACTAAAGATTTAAGAAcacattttactttgttttcatgTCTGTCTGAATTTACTTGATCATATGCTCATAGCTGGCTGACCGGTCTATCACATCCTTTTAACAGATCATGTGCACTCCAACATAACTGTGAGAAAATGATCATATGATAAACTGTACAAATAATGCAAACACAATGAACGTGAGGATGAGATCAGCCCTGCTTTTTAATAGTTTCCTGTGATGGTGTGTTTAGCGAGTGAGAGAGTGGGTCTAGGAAGGTGTGCTGCTGCAGAACCATTGGCAAACCATGTGGCTGGGGTATGGCTCATATGTAGGCAATAAACCAAGAGAAAAGGTGTAAGATCAAGTGTCTGAAAGATAACATTTGGGTGATGAGATCAAGGAATCTTGACAAAGGTTCAAGGGAGGGGGTTGAAAGGGTCAGAGCCAAAATGCTACTGAGGGTGGGAAACTGATCACTCATTAACCAAGTcacatgtatttaaaaatattttaatatacataTTCAACAGTACATTCTGCTTACAGGCACTGTTTCACTGAACAACAGGGTATTAAAGGGTCAAAGATTCAGAGAAAAGTGAGTTTCTCAGCATCAGTTTCCAAGGTCTAGTCCAggagtttttaaatttataacATTGACCTCTACAAACTAGTGCAGCAcagtgatgtggtggttagcactgcacCTCagagctagaaggtctgggtttgaatccaccttggatGTTCTCACCATGTCTGTGTGattttcctctgggtactctggtttcctcccgcagtccaaagacatgctgttactggggttaggttaattggcgatACTAAATTGGttataggtgtgagtgtgaatggttggttgtctctgtgttggccctgcgacaggatggcgacctgtacaggatgtaccctgcctctcgtcctATGACCCCGCCACCCAGAACTGGATAAGAGGACGGATGGACATCTACAAGCTATTTGAAATGCCATTTGTGCTTCCAAATAGtgtaaactgtttatttttctttctttctttttcagtagTCGGGGAAATGACTGGCACAGTAGCTGGCAAAAACAGGTCATACTTGACCATCTCGTAGTCTAAACCCCTGACATCACTGCTATAGATACCCCACCCAGATGTTTCTAGATGTGCAAATATTAGAAGGTAGTAATTGGTGACAAATCTTTCAGGCCAGATCACAAGATCATCAATGTGAACTATGGATTCACAAATCCAGACTCAGTCTAatctttttaatgatttatgatTGGAAAAATTGATGACAGTGCAGCAGACGTCAAGTAAACTGGAATGCgtttattttaataaagaaTCAGgtttaatgtttgtgttcataCATGAGGGTTTAAACAGCTTTTCCATTGCGGCTGAAAAGAGATGCCAAGAGCTTTCTTCTGTTGTCTCCTGAGctcttgtgtttttaagtttgtGAAAGACTCACGTGGAATAATGTATTTTTACCCTTTCAAACAAGAGTTTAAGAGAATGACACATTTCAGTTGAAGTTAATCTTACAAACACCCACTGACCTTTCTTTGTAATTGTATTGTGATGCTTTTGTGGTCGTCTTTATCTTAAATCATACACAGTTGTGCTTAATCCCCATTTCTGGGTGTCAGCAGAAGGTTCTAACCAGACACACATTTGATTTGTTCACAGGAAACTCACAAAATATACCGACAGAAACTAGAGGAGCTCACAAGTCTTCAAGCAACATGCAGCAGCGCCATCAGTAAACAGAGAAAATCCCTAAAAGACTTAAGGCGCAGTTTAACCAGGTAAGTGTGCATGATGATAAAGGTGCTAAAACAACCAGTTGATGGATTTCCACAACTAAAATGAGCAGTTTTAAATACACCTAATGTTCACTGAGAGTAAGTTGCCATCTAGTTTTGATTTCACTGATGTAAGGAAGTGAGAAAAATATCTTTTCTCATCGAGAGCTGAAGTCGTctcccttttttatttatttatttatttattttttgcttatgAACCTTTTTATGTTTGCTTTACAGGTGTGCACAGACATGTGACGAGAATGAGTTGAAACTAATAGCTGACATCAAAACCcaaataaaagacaaagaaaatattttctttgacaTGGAAGCATATTTGCCAAAGAAGAATGGGTGGGTGCTATTTTGTGTCAGTGAGAGAGCTGCTACAACATGGTAAAACCAGTAAGgatgctttattttattaattggtgtgtttttttgttttttgtttttttttggtttgtttttttgttttcagactgTACTTGAGTTTGGTCCTGGGCAACGTGAATGTAACGCTTCTCAGCAACCAGGCAAAGTACGCGTCGCTTCTTATCCTCGAAAGCAGCTTTAAACTGTGGTTTTTACGTCAGTCTCTCTTcatctttcttctgtttttctcacaGATTTGCCTACAAAGACGAGTATGAGAAGTTCAAGCTTTACATGACAATAATCCTGATGTTTGGAGCAATAACCTGCCTCTTCTTTCTAAAGTGTCGGTGagataacccccccccccaaaagcatGACTTCTGTTGTTGAGATTTTACTAAGGAGTGGCTCcttatttgacattttctgcCTTGTTCAGAGTCACCGATGAGATTTTCAACTTTCTGTTGGTGTGGTACTTCTGCACATTGACCATAAGGGAAAGCATCCTCATAAGCAATGGCTCCAGGTGTGTTGTGACATCAGCAAATTTATTGTTaatggtttatttttaaattggagCACAtgcaagattttattttatttttttccatttgcctatgaaggatatttatttggaaaatGTGTCAAGttcttctttttgcttttcaggATCAAAGGGTGGTGGGTGTCTCACCATTATGTCTCCACCTTCTTGTCAGGTGTTATGTTGACCTGGTGAGATAttatctttttgatttaatggtGGTATATTGATTCAGCATCATGCTTTTTTGGAAACATGAATGAATTTGTCTTGTCTTTTTTATCTTAGGCCAGAAGGACCTATGTATCAGATGTTCAGGAGCCAGTTTCTTGCCTTCTCCATCTATCAAAGTAAGAAAGATGAATCCATTTACTCAGCTTGGTGCAAAACCAGTGTTTGGTTATTTTGCATTTAGACtctctggccactttattaaatACACTTGCTAGAAGCACCTTGTACCCcgttgccttcagaactgccttaactcttcatggcacagattcagtaAGGTGTTAGAAATGTTCCTCAAAGATTTTCATCCATATTGACTTGATGGCAtcacgcagttgctgcagatatgTCGATTACACATCCAAGAtatgaatctcccgttccaccacatcctaaagGTGCTCTATGGCAGCGTACCCCAACTTTTTTTGGTGCCACAGACCGGTTTAATGTCAGTCAGTATTTTCCTGGGCTGGCCTTTAAGGTGTGATGgataaatgtaacaaaattaaTAACACGACTGACATATAAACgtatattttctaaatataataaatgtgaATCCGCTCTGTACTCGTATGCAACTTTATCAGCAGCGTCCTCGTAACGTGAGCAACATCCTCTCTACCCCCAGCACTCTCTGGTCGCCATGGTAATGTTTAAatatgccttcaaaataagatataccgcaaaaacaaatataaagtgcatgaaaaatacaagtCACCATAAtgctgaatcagtgtgagcctCACTGCTATCCACTGTGTTGCTAAACATTGGCATTATGTAGGGAACTAGTGAAGCCTGTGGGTTTAATTTCAGCGGTAACGTATCACGTAACCGAGACAAGCATCTAGATGTGTCCAGTGAGTCACAGACAGATGTAGCAGAGAGAAGCcagccatttttcaaaataaaacatcgtgCAGACTTGGATAATAAACTGGAtataatgtaagttatttattctttcagtgCGGCCCACGTACCAGTCCAcagcccgggggttggggacctctgctttatgggactgagatctggtgactgcaggtcatttgagtgcagtgaactcattttcatgttcaagaagTCAGTATGAGATGTTCTGAGCTTTGTGGCTTGCCACAAAGCACACACAATGTACTATCAGAGCGCATACAGTGTACCATCAAAACATGGGtacactgtgctgctgctgcagcagcacacctgtcatttaagaacaggaaactgaggctgcaattcacacaggctcaccataAATGGACAATAGAACAactttgcctggtctgatgagtcttaatTTCTGTTGTGACAGATAATGTCAGATTCTGACTAACACGAAAGCATGGATTCATCGTGCCTTGCATCAACACTTTaggctgctgctgtagctcttCTccacaccttggttgtaataagtggctgtttgagttacTTTAGCCTAAGCAAGCTGGctattcttctctgacctcagGCATCAACAGGACATTTTCCCCCAGAGAACTGCTACTCgcgattttctttttctgaccagtcactgtaaactctagagatggttgtgtggcaTAAAAtctcagatcagcagtttcctaAATACTCACACAAGCCTGTGTGGCACCAtcttcagagtcacttaaatcagcgTTCTTCTCTGTTCTGGATATTTGCATAGACGAGCAGTtggacaggtgtacctaataaagtgaccagtgagtgtatgtggCTTCTGAGGTTTGAGATAAGGGTTGATGTTTTATTACATTAGAAATGcaattttcagtgtgtgtgtgtgtggttgggaacatttatcatttttaactCTACTACCCGTCCtgcaaatcaataaaaaaataaattaaaatccaTTTTACTTTTCTCCTTATGGTTAGGGTTGGTGCTAGGGTTGACTTTTGCATTTCACAGGATTTTCTGTTGACATTGGTCAAACATTGCCACACTTCATGGCATTTGACTCACAATGCTGTCACAGTTGCAAATAAATGGCTACCAACCTCAGTAGTTGGAGACATCAGCTGTGTCTTTATATtcttatatttaatatattttctatgTAGACTGTTTCCTGGAGACAGGGCTGCAGCAAATTTGTGGAAACACCCTAAAAATTTCACATTGTCTGAGAAATGGGGGGGGCAGTAACTGAAGCAGCAGATTGTCAGACtaagagcttttattttgtgtgtgataCTTAATGGATGAGAATACTCGTACATGAACTCCTGTCTTTAAGCTAATCAGTTCATGAGCCTTTTTCCTTGAAGAGAGAAGATACACTTGAGCGTAAGGTGTAAAATCACTGTttttaaccttaaaaaaaagagattctGGAAGTCAAAGGTCTAATTGAGGATCcagaaggggggaaaaacaaacttaaGATGTTTCCACTACTTCTTTTCCTCGAATGTTCCCGTGTCAGATGCTGATATGTTGTGACACCATGGTGTGATGCTACACCAGTGCCAAAAGAGGTCACGGTCAGGTCCCCTACAAAACCAAATTAGttgcataacacacacacacacacacacacacacacacacacacacacacacacacacacacacacacacacacacaccaaaaaagtAGCCCTTTGAATGACTAAATCTTTTGACTGAGGATGGGGCTAACTGATGAGAGCGGCATTGCAAAGATGTCCTGGGTACCTCTGCTCTTtgcttaaatttaaataaagtatttagaGACACAGTATCTCATGTTAACAAAGTTGGCAAAACTGGATTTGAATACTTTGCTTCCTACAAAGGGAATGTAAAGGTTTTATTTAACCATGTTGGAAAGGGATGTTGGGTTGCGGCTGCTTCATCAACAGttgtaaaacagttttatagaaatGTCTCCACCAGAGCGTAGAAGGGAAGTCACATCACACACTGGTGGTTACGCTCATTGTTAAGTGTATCACATGAAGACTCATGATGTGTCAGCTCTGTGACTGGTGTGCTCTGGTCAGGGTTTTAACTCCAGAGTTTGAATGGatgttcatttaaaataaatcccTCTCTAAGAGATTCACACTAATGtggagcttttttttgttttgagcaGCACTTCACTTGGagagctgcagtttgtggaTTATAATTGTTGCTGTAATTGCTTTAAAGTggggacttttttttatttttaaatccagttttatttttcttaatgttGACTGTAATGTGCAGCAGtcagtaattttatttatttgccctctttttttttttttgtccctccaGGCTTTGTTCAGTTCCTCCAGTACTACTACCAGAGCGGCTGCTTGTACAGGCTGCGAGCTTTGGGAGAGAGAAATCAGCTGGACCTCACAGTGGGTAAGCTATTTTTGATGATGGCCATTTCAGTCATTTGCGCCATCTGCAACGCCATGTctgaggggggggggaaatGGGGTAAAGGTGAGAGATGGAGACAGTTGTTAACATCAGCGTGCAGGGTCACAGATGTCCCAACACACTGGAGCACAGATGACACACATTTGCTTCTTTAAACAACTCCAATGACAAATTGAGCAAAGAAACCAGAATAAGTACGCATCAGTCACTTGTGTCGTATCCtgtgtcacttttttttgtctctgcagAGGGATTTCAGTCCTGGATGTGGAGGGGACTCACATTTCTTTTGCCTTTTCTATTTTTCGGCCATGTAAGTTTTCatgc carries:
- the tmem120b gene encoding transmembrane protein 120B, whose protein sequence is MSKPKFQTEWEEIDEEYQQLQETHKIYRQKLEELTSLQATCSSAISKQRKSLKDLRRSLTRCAQTCDENELKLIADIKTQIKDKENIFFDMEAYLPKKNGLYLSLVLGNVNVTLLSNQAKFAYKDEYEKFKLYMTIILMFGAITCLFFLKCRVTDEIFNFLLVWYFCTLTIRESILISNGSRIKGWWVSHHYVSTFLSGVMLTWPEGPMYQMFRSQFLAFSIYQSFVQFLQYYYQSGCLYRLRALGERNQLDLTVEGFQSWMWRGLTFLLPFLFFGHFWQLYNSVTLFRLAGHEDCKEWQVFMLALTFLVLFLGNFLTTLKVVHQKIQKNQEKVKKTD